The Opitutales bacterium ASA1 genome window below encodes:
- a CDS encoding multidrug efflux SMR transporter has product MAWLYLVMAGVCEIFYAAAMPRTHGFTRLGPSAFCALFIGLSMYLLALATRTIPVGTAYAVWVGIGAIGTAAYGVLALGEDRQPLRLLCFALILAGIVGLKLLSAKPTA; this is encoded by the coding sequence ATGGCGTGGCTCTATCTCGTAATGGCCGGTGTGTGCGAAATTTTTTATGCAGCGGCGATGCCGCGCACCCACGGTTTCACCCGTTTGGGACCAAGCGCATTTTGCGCGCTCTTCATCGGCCTGAGCATGTATCTGCTCGCCCTCGCCACGCGCACAATTCCTGTCGGCACCGCCTACGCGGTATGGGTCGGCATCGGAGCGATAGGCACCGCCGCATACGGCGTCTTGGCTCTCGGCGAGGATCGCCAACCGCTGCGTTTGTTGTGTTTCGCGCTCATCTTGGCGGGTATCGTGGGCCTCAAGCTTCTTTCCGCCAAGCCGACCGCATGA
- a CDS encoding IS5-like element ISVch5 family transposase, whose protein sequence is MGMNQYTFFGDHAALESLTQHGDRLVELSKHICWGPLVAVAEKIWRAGLDKKAPCGPKPWSADVMVRVMVLKRLYNLSDEQMEYQLRDRLSFLRFAGLGLGDAVPDSRTIWLYGDQLAKANGASELFEAFHQQLAERGLLVKEGVMVDATFVEVPRQRNSREDNAKIKQGETPEGWLKQPRKLAQKDMDARWTKKNSQSYYGYKDHVKVGAKTKFIHGFSVTPASTHDSQAMPGLIVDGDSAVHADSAYTGETIQTDLLAKGVHNYIHEKGTATTALTEEQQLANRRKSKTRARVEHPFAFMEKSLGRIYNRCIGRVRNEYQIGMMNLCYNLCRCVQLVTGRALCKV, encoded by the coding sequence ATGGGCATGAATCAATATACGTTCTTTGGAGATCACGCGGCGCTGGAGTCCTTGACGCAGCACGGCGACCGCTTGGTGGAATTGTCCAAGCACATCTGTTGGGGTCCGTTGGTGGCGGTGGCTGAAAAGATTTGGCGGGCAGGATTGGACAAGAAAGCGCCCTGCGGCCCCAAGCCTTGGTCTGCGGACGTGATGGTGCGGGTGATGGTGCTCAAGCGCCTGTATAATCTTTCCGACGAGCAGATGGAGTATCAATTGCGTGACCGGCTTTCGTTCCTGCGTTTTGCCGGTCTGGGTTTGGGTGATGCGGTGCCAGACAGCCGCACGATCTGGCTGTATGGCGATCAGTTGGCGAAGGCGAACGGGGCCTCTGAGCTGTTTGAGGCGTTTCACCAGCAGTTGGCCGAGCGAGGTTTGCTGGTGAAGGAAGGCGTGATGGTCGACGCCACGTTCGTGGAGGTGCCCCGTCAGCGTAACTCTCGGGAGGACAACGCGAAGATCAAACAGGGGGAGACTCCGGAAGGTTGGCTCAAGCAGCCGCGCAAACTGGCTCAAAAGGACATGGATGCGCGCTGGACGAAGAAAAACAGCCAGTCGTATTACGGCTACAAAGATCACGTGAAGGTAGGGGCAAAAACCAAGTTTATCCATGGCTTCAGTGTGACGCCGGCATCGACCCACGACAGCCAGGCAATGCCTGGATTGATTGTAGACGGCGACAGTGCGGTGCATGCGGACTCGGCCTATACCGGCGAAACCATTCAAACCGATCTGCTGGCGAAAGGCGTGCATAATTACATCCACGAAAAAGGCACGGCCACGACCGCACTGACCGAAGAGCAGCAACTGGCGAATCGTCGCAAATCCAAGACCCGTGCACGGGTCGAACATCCTTTTGCGTTCATGGAAAAATCGCTTGGACGCATCTATAACCGGTGTATCGGCCGGGTTCGCAACGAATATCAAATCGGCATGATGAACCTGTGCTACAACCTGTGCCGGTGCGTGCAACTGGTCACCGGCCGTGCCCTCTGCAAGGTCTGA